GACCAATTGCTGGGCTTTTAAATTCTGTTCTGCAATATTTACATCCATCTGTGCCTGCAAAATATCTACAGCATTTGCCATTCCTACTTTATTTTTCTCATCAATAATTTGTAATTTTTTATTTGAAACATCAAGTGAATTCTGGATTATCTTAAAATAACTTTGTTGCCTTAAAATGTCGTAATACTTTATCATTATTGCAGCAATCGCATTTTGAATTTCAAGGTTAAGCGATAATTCACTTTGTTTTTGCAAAGAATTTAAACGTTCTTTTGTGGCAATAACCTTAAATCCATTGAACAATACCATACTGGCATTAATACCTGCTTTTATACTATTTTCATTTATATTGCTCAAATTGATTTCGGTGCCTCCGCTATATTCCTGGTTAATATCATTGACTGCAACATTATCTGCGGCATTAACGCTTATTGTCGGCAATCCACCGGCCATACCATAAGCATTATTAATTTTTGCAATTTCAACATTGTTCTTTGCTATCCGTATATCGAAATTATTCTTGAGTGCAGTATCAATTGCCCCCTTTAATGTCAGCTGCTGCTGAGCATTCAGTAATACAGGGACTAAAAAAATAACAAATAATAAAATCCTTTTCATTTTATATCTTATGTTTTGCTTGCTTTGCTTGTATTTTTCTTTGCAGGCTTTGCGAAAACTTTTTCAAATCTGTTTCACGCAAAGAACACAGAGTTTGATGCAAAGACCGCTATGTTTATAAGTTATTTACTATACGATGAATATTGTCTTTTAAAAATTTTGAATTAAAATTTATAAGTAATCCCAACCTTAAATCAGATAATTTTAAATAAGTAAGTAATTGAGCATAGTGAACCGGAGCAAGGACTTCAACTGATTTAACTTCAATAATAACTTTTTTCTCAACTAGCAAATCCAATCTATATCCCACATCCTGCTTCACATCTTTATATACAAAAGGCATCGGATACTGCTGCTCAACATCAAGCCCGATTTCTCTTAAATCAAATGCTAAAGCATTTTCATAGGCAGATTCAAGCAAACCAGCACCAATTGCTTTATGCAATTCTATTGCTGCCCCAATTATTTTATATGATATTTCGTTCTCCGTCATATTTTTTTTGCGTGCTTTGTGTGTCTTTTTCTTTGTGTGCTTTGCGAGAACTTTTTCAAATCTGTTTCACGCAAAGAACACAGAGTTTGATGCAAAGACCGCTGAGATTATAAATTATTTATGTTGTAATATTTTCAATTTCTTCTTTTTCGATTTTATCTGCTTTATGCTTTCCTGAAATATATGTATATACAGCAGGGATTACAAACAAGGTCAGGATCAATGAAAATAGAATACCTCCAACAACCACTATTCCTAATGGAACGCGACTCGATGCCGCAGCGCCAAGTCTTAATGCAATAGGTAAAGCGCCTAATGATGTAGCAAGGCTGGTCATTAATATAGGGCGTAATCGTTGTGTTGCAGCTTCAACCACAGCCTGATTTTTCGGTATTCCATTCTTTCTTTTCTTATTTGCAAATTCAACAATCAGAATACCATTCTTTGTTACCAGGCCTATCAGCATTATCATTCCGATTTCAGAAAAAATATTCAGCGTATGACCAAAAACCCATAAGCTTAAAAAGGCGCCTGCAATTGCTAAAGGGACTGTAATTATTATAGTAAGCGGGTCTTTGAAACTTTCGAACTGTGCTGCCAAAATAAGATATATCAATACCAGTGCAAGGATAAAAGCAAAAATTATATTTGATGAACTTTCTGCATAATCTCGCGATGAACCACTCAACGAAGTCTGGAAACTTTCATCCAGTAATTTATCTGCAATAGCCTGCATTGCCTCAACACCATCACCAATTGTTTTCCCTTCGGCTAGTGAAGCAGAAATCGTTGCCGATTTATAACGGTTATAATGATAAAGTGAAGGAGGCATTGCATTCGAAACAATATTGGTAACAGAAGTAAGTGGTATTTCATTACCATCGCTGTTACGTACATATAATTTTGAAATATCAACAGGTTTTTGCCTGTCTTTTAATGCAACCTGACTAATAACCTGGTACTGCTTGCCATTCATTATAAAATAAGCAAGACGCCTTCCGCTGAATGCTCCTTGTATCACACCTGCGATATCTTCAACGGTAAGCCCGAATTCACGCGCTTTGATTCTATCAACAGTAATATCAACTTCTGGTTTATTGAATTTCAGATTCACATCAACATTCTGAAACGTTTTATCATTTCTTGCCTCTTCTAAAAATTTGGGTATGATCTCTTTTAATCTATCAAAATTCAAATTTTGTACAACAAACTGAACAGGTAAAGAAGCACGAGAACCTAAGCCAACTGATATAGTTTGATCTTCTACCGGAAATATGCGAACATCTTTAAATCGCGAAAGCTTCTTTGAAAGCTCCTTAACAATTTCACTTTGCGTTCGCTCCCTGTCCGAAGGATTAACCAATCCTATCCCTCCCATCCCGCTATTCAGGCCTGAACTACTATAGCCGGGAATGGAAAGATAATAGAAATTCCTTTCAGGTATTGAATCCATAATAAAATTTCCAAGTTGTTCACCTACCTTTGACATATATCCATAACTGGCGCCTTCAGGGCCTGTCATCTGAAGACGGATATTACTTTTGTCTTCTATCGGAGCTATCTCACTTTGAATATTCAGCCCAATCAAAACAACAATAAAAAGACATATCCCAACGATGGCCCATGCTATCCAGCGGTGTATTATAAATCGCTCGATAAGATTTTTATAACCGCTTTCCATGCCTCTGAAAAATGGTTCTGTCTTCATGTAAAAACGTCCGTGACTTCCGCTTTTTTTATTTAGATAAATATTTAAAACAGGCGTAATCGTTAGTGATACGAACGCCGACACCAAAACAGCACAGGCCAGTACGACACCAAACTCCCGGAACAAACTACCAACAAAACCTTTTAAAAACAATACCGGAAGAAAAACTATGGCAAGCGTCATTGAAGTAGCAATTACAACAAAAAATATTTCCTTGCTCCCTTCAATTGCCGCAACACGTATGGGCATTCCTCTTTCAATCTTTCTGAAAATATTTTCGGTAACAACAATTCCGTCGTCCACCACCAATCCTGTTGCAAGAATGATTGCAAGTAATGTAAGAATATTAACAGAAAATCCTAAAATATACATTATAAAAAATGTAGAAATAAGTGAAACAGGAATATCAATTAACGGGCGAATAGCAATAAGCCAGTTCCTGAAAAAGAAAAAGATTACCAATATCACTAGTCCTATAGATATTAATAATGTTTCTCCAACTTCATTCAACGATCTGCGAATGTTTGTTGTATTATCAAAAAGAGTAGTAAATACGATGTCGCTCTTTTGCGTTTTTTTTATTTCATCCAAACGTTTATTGAACTCATCAGAAATTTCAATATAATTTGCTCCGGGTTGTGGTGTAATTGCTAACCCTACAGCGCTGACTCCATTAATTTTCCAACTT
The sequence above is a segment of the Bacteroidales bacterium genome. Coding sequences within it:
- a CDS encoding GxxExxY protein gives rise to the protein MTENEISYKIIGAAIELHKAIGAGLLESAYENALAFDLREIGLDVEQQYPMPFVYKDVKQDVGYRLDLLVEKKVIIEVKSVEVLAPVHYAQLLTYLKLSDLRLGLLINFNSKFLKDNIHRIVNNL
- a CDS encoding efflux RND transporter permease subunit → MNISELSIRKPILATVMNLFIILFGVIGYTFLGVREYPAIDPPMITVSTSYTGANADVIESQITEPLEKSINGIPGIRTISSSSSVGSSRITVEFNIDADLEAAANDVRDKVSQATRNLPQDIDAPPVVTKADANSDFIILMAIQSPTKGLLELSDYAENVLQNKFQTIPEVSGVNIIGQKKPSMRIWIDPDKLNAYNVTFNDISSVLDKENVEIPSGKIYGNKTELTIRALGKLTTEKDFQDLIIRENEDGIVRLSDVAKVELGPEQYERSWKINGVSAVGLAITPQPGANYIEISDEFNKRLDEIKKTQKSDIVFTTLFDNTTNIRRSLNEVGETLLISIGLVILVIFFFFRNWLIAIRPLIDIPVSLISTFFIMYILGFSVNILTLLAIILATGLVVDDGIVVTENIFRKIERGMPIRVAAIEGSKEIFFVVIATSMTLAIVFLPVLFLKGFVGSLFREFGVVLACAVLVSAFVSLTITPVLNIYLNKKSGSHGRFYMKTEPFFRGMESGYKNLIERFIIHRWIAWAIVGICLFIVVLIGLNIQSEIAPIEDKSNIRLQMTGPEGASYGYMSKVGEQLGNFIMDSIPERNFYYLSIPGYSSSGLNSGMGGIGLVNPSDRERTQSEIVKELSKKLSRFKDVRIFPVEDQTISVGLGSRASLPVQFVVQNLNFDRLKEIIPKFLEEARNDKTFQNVDVNLKFNKPEVDITVDRIKAREFGLTVEDIAGVIQGAFSGRRLAYFIMNGKQYQVISQVALKDRQKPVDISKLYVRNSDGNEIPLTSVTNIVSNAMPPSLYHYNRYKSATISASLAEGKTIGDGVEAMQAIADKLLDESFQTSLSGSSRDYAESSSNIIFAFILALVLIYLILAAQFESFKDPLTIIITVPLAIAGAFLSLWVFGHTLNIFSEIGMIMLIGLVTKNGILIVEFANKKRKNGIPKNQAVVEAATQRLRPILMTSLATSLGALPIALRLGAAASSRVPLGIVVVGGILFSLILTLFVIPAVYTYISGKHKADKIEKEEIENITT